In the genome of Pseudomonadota bacterium, one region contains:
- a CDS encoding class I SAM-dependent methyltransferase translates to MLAGILFSRLIQVGSLTVIDSAGHSHRYGTGEPHIVMRLHDRRLHTRFLLQPSLALGEGYMDGTLTVENASLYDLVDLLAQNIMLAEQLPITKFVRKLGYAVRFLHQRNPIQLARKHVAHHYDLSIDLYRMFLDTDLQYSCAYFPEPTMSLDQAQRAKQALIASKLLLAPGQRVLDIGSGWGGLALYLARQHGVDVTGLTLSKEQAKVATERARQAGLADRVRFHVRDYREETGCYDRIVSVGMFEHVGVRHYGEYFASMKTLLAENGVALLHTIGRTDIPGSTNPWLRKYIFPGGYSPALSEISGAIEPTGLIVADIEILRLHYATTLAHWRQRFEANRSRAAALFDERFCRMWEFYLVGSELAFRRMAMVVFQLQIVRDQTAVPLVRDYLWENRPSLPADVPPLQSVGE, encoded by the coding sequence ATGCTGGCCGGAATTCTCTTCTCTCGCTTAATCCAGGTCGGAAGCCTCACGGTCATCGACAGCGCCGGCCATAGCCATCGCTACGGCACGGGCGAGCCGCACATCGTCATGCGCCTGCACGACCGCCGGCTCCACACAAGGTTCCTGCTGCAGCCCTCGCTGGCCTTGGGCGAAGGCTACATGGACGGCACGCTCACGGTCGAGAACGCCTCGCTCTACGACCTCGTCGATCTCCTGGCGCAGAACATCATGCTGGCCGAGCAGCTGCCGATCACCAAGTTCGTGCGCAAGCTCGGCTACGCCGTGCGCTTCCTGCACCAGCGCAACCCGATCCAGCTGGCCCGCAAGCACGTGGCGCATCACTACGATCTGTCGATCGATCTCTATCGGATGTTTCTCGACACCGATCTGCAATATTCCTGCGCCTATTTCCCCGAGCCGACCATGAGCCTCGATCAGGCGCAGCGGGCGAAGCAGGCGCTCATCGCCTCCAAGCTGCTGCTGGCGCCTGGCCAGCGCGTGCTCGACATCGGCTCCGGCTGGGGCGGGCTGGCGCTCTACCTCGCCCGTCAGCACGGGGTGGACGTGACCGGGCTCACCTTGTCCAAGGAGCAGGCGAAGGTGGCGACCGAGCGGGCGCGCCAGGCCGGGCTTGCCGACCGGGTCCGCTTCCACGTCCGCGACTACCGCGAGGAGACCGGCTGCTACGACCGGATCGTCTCGGTCGGCATGTTCGAGCATGTGGGCGTGCGCCACTACGGCGAATATTTCGCCTCGATGAAGACGCTCTTGGCAGAGAACGGCGTGGCGCTCCTGCACACCATCGGGCGCACGGACATACCGGGCTCGACCAATCCGTGGCTGCGCAAGTACATCTTCCCCGGCGGCTATTCGCCGGCCCTATCGGAGATTTCCGGCGCGATCGAGCCCACCGGCCTCATCGTCGCCGACATCGAGATCCTGCGTCTGCACTATGCCACGACGCTCGCCCATTGGCGGCAGCGCTTCGAGGCGAACCGCTCGCGGGCGGCGGCGCTCTTTGATGAGCGCTTCTGCCGGATGTGGGAATTCTACCTCGTCGGCTCCGAGCTGGCCTTCCGGCGGATGGCGATGGTGGTGTTTCAGCTGCAGATCGTCCGCGACCAGACCGCGGTCCCGCTCGTGCGCGACTATCTCTGGGAGAACCGTCCTTCCCTGCCGGCCGACGTGCCGCCGCTGCAGAGCGTCGGCGAGTGA